The genomic stretch TCTATCAACCATGGGAATTTCATTTCCTGGGAATTACTCAGCAAAAGAAGGATCATAAGAcctgagaggaaaaaaaagggggaaaaaaaaagaacaccaaacaaaatcaaaacaggAAACACTTCCTTACCTTCATAGACATGATGTACAAACGTCAATGTTCTAGTCTTACAGACATTAAGCCTCCTGTTATCCTCAGAACTTAAAGGGTGAAAAGGAACCAGAGAAGTTGTATGGGAAAATGGttttctttgcttctttttattcAGTCCATACCTAATGAAAGTGTGATGTTGGACATCATAACCATTAAGATAACAAAAGATAAGTATCTGTAGTGCAACAGATATCAAAATAATTATCACTATACCATTGAGTCAACTCTTCAATCTTCACCAACCTCTTAAGAACAGAGTTAACTTCAGTTTCTGAAGGCTTGTCTAGACGAATATTTCCAACTGGAAGGCTGTTTCCATTGGCTGCATTTGAAGTGCTCATGCTAGCAAAAGAACCAACTACTTTCATATTCGAGCCTTTGATCTGAGAGTTCATTTTCCGCTTTGTAGGTACAGATGCCTCTCTTGCCAAGGAATCATTGTGTTGAGAATTTATAGTTGCCTTTACAGAGTCATTGTGTTGAGAACTTATAGTTGCACTTTTTACACCAGTTGTAACCTGTGGATTCCAAAAAGATTCGCTTTTCTGAGTAGCACTTCCATTTCTCAAACTTTCGTTAACCGGATGAGCAATGCGACTCCACAATGAGTAGGTAGGAGGGGTATTGTCTCTCAACAATGGTGATAGTGGTTGCTGTTCTAATTGCTGATTATTAGATTGACTAATTCTCCTATCCATGAGAAAGCAGCTATCATTTGTCTTCCTAGCATCTGAACCAAAGAAACCAGATTCAACGGTCTTTTGTTTCACAGTTGTGACCTGTGGATTCCGAAAAGATTCGCTCTTCAGAATAGCAtttctatttctcaaactttTGTTAACTGGATGAGCAATGCGACTCCACAATGAGTAGGTAGGAGGGGTAATGTCTCTCAACAATGGTGATAGTGGTTGCTGTTCTAATTGCTGATTATTAGATTGACTAATTCTCCTATCCATGAGAAAACAGCTATCATTTGTCTTCCTAGCATCTGAACCACAGAAACCAGTTTCAGCGGTCTTTTGTTTCACAGTTGAAACCTGTGGATTCCGAAAAGATTCGCTCTTCAGAGTAGCACTTCCATTTCTCAAACTTTTGTTAACTGGATGAGCAATGCGACTCCACAATGAGTAGGTAGGAGGGGTATTGTCTCTCAACAATGGTGATAGTGGTTGCTGCTCTGATTGCTGATTATTAGATTGACTAATTCTCCTGTCCATGAGAAAGCAGCTATCATTTGTCTTCCTAGCATCTGAACCACAGAAACCAGTTTCAGTGGTCTTTTGTTTCACAGTGTAAGGgagcattgaagtatctttaaGAACCGACTGAGAACTGTTTACTAACAGAAAAGGACGTGATTTGTCTTGAAATTTTTCACCTAAAAGTTTTTTAGCCACAATTTGCTGATGTAACAGCTTGTTCTTCCACTGTTGTTCAGGTGCAAGACTGCTTTCAGCTTGGCTTCCAGGAAGTTGCTGTTGAGAGAAGTCTACATGCCCTTTCTTGGGCTTCTTAGCAATATGTTCTTGAGGTGCTTCTGTTTCACATCTTCTCTTTTCACCAGAAACCAATGAAATGGATTTTGTTGGATCACTGTTACAGTAACTATAATGTTGTTTGGGTACAAAATTGGATGTTGTCAGAGTTGTCAAAACAGATTGTTTACAACCATCTGCTAATTGATTGTCCATCATCAAAGGATTGGATGGGGACGTTTTCTCTACTACAACATTGTTTTCTTGTGGATTAAGATTAGAACTCAAAATCTTATGCTGCAAAGATGTAACTCCTCTGTCTTGATATTCTAGGCCAAATTGAGAGCTAGAATTCTGGATAGCACAACTACCTGAAATTTGGATCATATGATATGAATTGCTGAATGTTGTATTACTCGCTGTCTTCTCACTCGGCTTTCCCCTTTTCCAGCTCCATGCAATTCCCAAGTCGAGCTGCCAAAAGCAACATTTCGtggatataaaatcatttatactgaaaaagatttgattaatCTCCCCATTGGaaccaaaatttgaaattgggaTGGGGACTACTCAGTGCAGGGAATAACCCAGAATTGAATACTAACtgagaagaacaaaaattatagACAATGAGAAtgtcaattgaaaatttaattagtGGTACAATCATtttatgcaaaaaataaataaaaaaataagcaaCAAATTTTGCCAATCTGGAATCATTCCCTACTCCTTATAATTCAGAGGTTTaagtataaaattttgaattttttttcataaacacaaaaaatgtACTGCATGTAACAATAGTGGGTAATGGACTCCCATGATAAGTCTAACGTAAATCAGTAACTTCTCCGCAAGTTTTTAGATATTAGCACAACTACTACCTTCTTTCTCAGGAGTTCTCCACAATATCTGTCCTGCAATGGCTGTGGGTTCAGTAGTAGATCAGGATGCAAAGCCTTAAGGATGCGGGACTCAATTTCCTGAAACAAGAATAAGGGGTAGGATATAGGATCAGAGCAATATGCTAGAGATGAAAACCAAGAAGCTAGCTTAATGTTCACTAGTATAGCTTACTGACCAATAAGTCTGCATAGGTCCAAGAATCATCTGAGATCAAGGAGATTTCCTTAACCACATTCTCCGTACGCATACGTAGGAGCACTTTATGAACAATTGGAGAGTTCTCCACTGAAGCAGCAGTACCTCCTTTTTGGGGCAATGAAATACGATAATCTTGAATCTGCAAATAAACCATGCCTAATGGTTGACACATATTGTTATAGATTGAAATCAAACACTACAACATTATATGAAATCTCTCGAGAAGGGTTTGCGCATCTCAATGGAAGAGGTATCATTTCAGTGCAATTCATATCTGATGCAAAATTAGCTGATTCACATCACATATCATACAAGATGAATAATCTCTTATCCTGTAATAGACATGTAGAGAATTTCAATGAAATAAATTGTTCAGTGTTCATAACAATCAATACTAATTATTGTAAAGGAGGCGCAATATTTCCAATTAATAATCTATTAGTCACTGAAGAATACATCTTTAAGAAAATTCGAGCATTTAGTTAGAGACATAGTTATTGTATattattctctttctttgtctACATAACCCAATTACTAAATCTGATAAATTTGAACTCTATCCTCTTCATTTTCCTCTTTAAATCAACCAGGGTATTAACACTTAAAAATACTTTCAGACGTGAGGAAGCATGGAAGAGATACAAACAATAATCCTGATATTTGAATTGACAATTTAAAGCCTTATACATGATAGAAATTGGTGGTACCTACGTCCATTCTTCAAGAAACCTTCTACTTCTTATAGTGTTACGTGCATCACTACAGGAATGCCACAAGGCAAATTATGTACATATAAACATATTTATAGCGTTACCTCACCTCACACAAGAGTGCTCCATTCACAAATTTGCTGGGTATATTATCAAAAAGATCTCCAGGTAACCAACCGTACTCAATTGCCTAGtgcaaataacaaaaatgaaaaggacAATGGGTTAGCAATAGACCATAAAAAATCTGCAGCTCACTTATCTAAACCAATGAAATGCCGTAAGAATTAGTAATAATTGAAAGACCAAATGCATAGGAAAAAGAAGTTGAATGCATATCAAACACTTAATATCGTCCATTCCAGCATTCAAATTTCTGATATCAGTATATCTTCAGAATATCAAATGTATATAAATTAGTTTCGAGCCTAACATGCAAATTTGGGATGAGAATATCTTTGCCATATGTTGGAAGAGACGATAGGACTATAATCATCAAAAGGAACAACTGAATTATCGAACTTGATCTTCCTATCTTTCGGATGTTTTTCAATAAAGTATCTTTATACAAGAAATATGCCACttcttacaaaacaaaacagacaAAAGAATCCTAGATGGATTTTAAGCAACTACACAAGCAAGATTGAACAGGCTAAAAAAGTAGATTTCCTATGTATAACATCACGGTCCTATCttgggaagatgagtagcccatataaagtgggtggtttataaagagaCTCATGTTTGCTAAGTTTCACATTGCTTACTTACTCGgtgaaactgaactttataagtgattataggaAAGATTCAAATTGACTGGTCATTTTGGACGTGGCTAGCATTTTTCTCCGAAACATTACAAATGGCATtaaagccacctagtaatgtTATGTGGTCCTGTCAACACTTCAAGTGATTATAGGAAAGATTCAAATTGTCTGGTCATTTTGGACATGGCTAGCGTTTTTCTCCGAAACATTACAAATGGCATtaaagccacctagtaatgtCATGTGAACCTGTCAACACTGCATGATGTGGCCTTGATgaggacgtcaggagtttaGGGGGACTGGGGGAGTTTATAACACCTTAGTCttatattgggaagataagcCCATatagagtggatggtttataaaAACACTCATGGCTGCTAAGTCTCATATTGCTTACTTACTAGGTAAAACTTGGCTTTATAAATGATTCTAAAAAAGCTCCAACTCTCTTTGGGGTGACAGCGCAGATGTGACTACCGCTTTTCCCTTGGTCTTTACACTCTAAGCATGGACAAAGTAGTTAGAAAAGGAAAACCCAGCCACCATAGGTAAACACAAGAATGTGACAACATGGCTCTGCATTTGTTTGAATGTACTTTGTTGTACATGCATACTTTATATATTTGGATATCAGCCCATCATAGCTTGCATGTTTCTAGTTTTGcatattttttgaacttttgtccatttttttctcctaattAGGGGGTTCACTTGTATACTTCATATGTATTAGGTTTGCGTTCCACTGCACTTTTCAACAATattgaattatttatcaaaaaagttTGAGGGTGATAGCAAgggaaggaaaaatatgaaagaaaaaaataggagagagaaaaaagaagaagaagaagaaagaagaaaaatataggagagagaaaagaagaagaagaagaagaattgccTACCCAGCATTGTAAGTTAAGGAGATGTGGTATGTAAGATGGAAAAACTCTCAAGGTTTTCTTGAGCCAAGGAAGTTGTCTAATCTTTCctctttgtttttccttttcctctctCTTATATGTAAGTGGTGTCTAAGAGTAAGAGATGAATGCAgggttctattttttttaacatgtcagCACTTATGATATGCATGCTTGAATCAAATATCTAGTTGGAAATGAGAAAAGGTGGCTTTAGAACATTACTGTTCGTTTGGTCATGCACTCCAAAAATCTTCAAAAGCTTTTGCATTTAAGAAAACCAAGGTGCCTGTACATGTCTACTGATTGATAAAATTCCAAAGGTTTAAACCTTAAAATAAAGCTCCAAATGCACAAAAAGAGGCACAATCTAAGAAACTTCAGCACAGCAAGCAGCAAAAGTAAAATGacacaaagaaaacaaacctAGAAGTTAGAATGTGACATGTTGGGTTAAATAAGAGAGGGAAATGGATGCACATACACCCATGAAATatgaatatacatatattacCTATTAAAGATAAGAAAAGTACATAAGTCATGCAACTTCTGGAAGAATTAAACATTTGGCGATGCTTGCAtacaaatatattatttattaaaacaaaGGAGAACAATGTTGCCTCTCCATCTTCTTGCAAATGTAGGCCTGATGGGCAAATATATCGGCACACAACATTCACGAGAAAGACAGGGTTTCTAGATGATTCAATAGCTGAACCAAAGACAACTGCTAGATCATCATTGTCGTTGCTCAATGATGATCATTGAacaaattaattcattttacTTTTAGGGGATTTATCTTGTAACTGTAACAACATTTTACTATTTTGTAACAAtgcatttatttaaatagaactatgaaaacattaattaaaaacaCGATCTAAAACACAACACTTAATGTTGCAGAAACTATCACCATTTTGCTCATGCATGTATTTGTATTATACTAATTGAGCTTGAGGCAAGAACTCAATGACTATGCACAATTTCATCATTAATTGGCTAAGTGAAtcaatgaatattgttaaaGCATCTAAAACAGAAGCATAAGCTAATAGGTGGAGAGGACCAAGGAGTACATAGGTCCACACCTGACCAATATGGGACTTCCTCTTGACaagtatatatattgaataatacTGCACTTACTCCCACTTCTTTATACGATTTTTTCACAcccataggtggcttttaaaaccaccattgaatatgagatggatctttattggattttaatccaattgtgattttaaaagcaaccTATGAGTGTGGAAAAATAGGTGTAAAGAAGTGAGAGTAAGTGTAGCATGACTCATATAAATTGGCTCAATCATCACATATAAGATCCTATTAATTTGCATCTAATGAGATAATAGGCCAGTGGTTATAGAGATAACTAAAGGATTTGTTAAAGCAAGTTATAAACAAAAGTCCAGGTCGCCAACATAATTATAGaaatcaaattatatttataatgaaCAAACTTACAGAGAAAAGAGTCTCCGATGCCCTATCATAAGGGTGCAATTGCTTTGGTTCATCATTGAACAACTGCAACACATTAGAGATCATGCTAAGAGTCGCCGAAAGTAACATATGACATTACCGTGCAATAAATGACGAAAAATAGAACTTCTGAAAAAATTTCTATTCTTATGATTGCTAACCTCAGCAGCTTTTCCAATAGAAAAGCCATTTTGGAATAAATTCAGTGAAAATGACACTTCAAGATCTACACGAACACAAACTGTCAAACATGAAGAGCTTCTAGGCCCATCATTATTACATAATAAAAGTGCTATGCACTACCTTCATAAAATGAGTGCAGTGCAGGTTTGTTCAATGAATTTGAAGGCTCAGCAACCTTAGATCCTGCCCCAGAAATTTTACCCTACACCAAAACAGCCAAGCTATACATCACCTCCAATACCAGATAAGGTATCTACAAATAAACCACCATGTCACATACTTGTCCAGGGTATAgcagtataaaaaatttagacaaTAATTGATAACAAACTATGTTCTGCAATCAGCAATTCAGGAGAAATGAATTAAAAGTTTAACTAGTTGAACATAAATCTGATATTCTCTGAGTCCCATGAAACTATAGAAGCCCAATGAACCAAGAAAGTGATGCCTGTACTAAAGTGCAGTGCTCCACATATTGCCCCAACTATCATTATATGCAGAACAATGGAACCATTCCCAATACTCTTTCATCTCAGAATTAAAAGATTCATCTTTGCAACAGGTTATTAACTATTGAAGTTCTAAAGTTTTGACCTTGTAGATGCTGAAGAgtaaaaaatggaagaagattTACTTGGAAATATTTAATAACATTCCAACTGACAACAAGGCATGCTTTAACAAAGATGAAACTGAAAATGCACATTAATGTATAGAAAAATGATGTTTTAAGATACCAACATATTGATAAATGACGATATGAGTTGATATTTTTAGATACCAGCAAGACATGCTTCCTggaaaatgcggctttaagaaCCTTATAGTAAGATCTAACATCTAACAACCCTCTCTTAGAACGAATTCAACAAAGTCTGTCCTAATTGATATGGTCAAAAGCCTTTTCAATATCCAACTTACATAGAACTGATTGGCAATGAGAACTGAGTCTAGAATCTGCCTGCCCTTGATGAACAGGTTCTAAGGCTTAGAAATGATATTCTTCACAACCAATTTCAACCAATTAGCCTTTGGCTACAATCTTATACACTTCACCCACTAAGCTAATAGGTCAAAACATCTTGATATCAACGGCCCTTGGGCGTACCTCTAGTATGAAAATCCTGGAAGACATTCATTCA from Corylus avellana chromosome ca1, CavTom2PMs-1.0 encodes the following:
- the LOC132166957 gene encoding protein PHYTOCHROME-DEPENDENT LATE-FLOWERING-like, with protein sequence MGVSFKVAKAGTRYRPKLLQIEYKDDEDGPVSESHQSADEGKISGAGSKVAEPSNSLNKPALHSFYEDLEVSFSLNLFQNGFSIGKAAELFNDEPKQLHPYDRASETLFSAIEYGWLPGDLFDNIPSKFVNGALLCEIQDYRISLPQKGGTAASVENSPIVHKVLLRMRTENVVKEISLISDDSWTYADLLEIESRILKALHPDLLLNPQPLQDRYCGELLRKKLDLGIAWSWKRGKPSEKTASNTTFSNSYHMIQISGSCAIQNSSSQFGLEYQDRGVTSLQHKILSSNLNPQENNVVVEKTSPSNPLMMDNQLADGCKQSVLTTLTTSNFVPKQHYSYCNSDPTKSISLVSGEKRRCETEAPQEHIAKKPKKGHVDFSQQQLPGSQAESSLAPEQQWKNKLLHQQIVAKKLLGEKFQDKSRPFLLVNSSQSVLKDTSMLPYTVKQKTTETGFCGSDARKTNDSCFLMDRRISQSNNQQSEQQPLSPLLRDNTPPTYSLWSRIAHPVNKSLRNGSATLKSESFRNPQVSTVKQKTAETGFCGSDARKTNDSCFLMDRRISQSNNQQLEQQPLSPLLRDITPPTYSLWSRIAHPVNKSLRNRNAILKSESFRNPQVTTVKQKTVESGFFGSDARKTNDSCFLMDRRISQSNNQQLEQQPLSPLLRDNTPPTYSLWSRIAHPVNESLRNGSATQKSESFWNPQVTTGVKSATISSQHNDSVKATINSQHNDSLAREASVPTKRKMNSQIKGSNMKVVGSFASMSTSNAANGNSLPVGNIRLDKPSETEVNSVLKRLVKIEELTQWYGLNKKKQRKPFSHTTSLVPFHPLSSEDNRRLNVCKTRTLTFVHHVYEGNEIPMVDREGQITLVISEKLNEGILEACIHYGVEKEIGSFAIPLLFSGSHSADIFASQFMSLMADEGYRMDSRVEPSPLKARDDSSTPQSGVITDAAKTTGTVELHHPTLKSGLSPCMFNPTTNSLPAHNATQLPSQNILSRGDLLPTGNIQSAFSNPQLGVATPISPAQCLEIFSKCAHLQLQMQQGLRQPKVMQREMLVGGLGVAASGLGVIQPGGGIQGLGNSNVSPFSNMVGTGGSAPMLMGGHNPWIGSGSQFNNLGSNISSSSESKQLLGLISNNPVADMAKLRTAEDQGGALISGVPIQRNASRMPMHTLNLPGSARNLNNQQQPQQQLNERLHMLQLQEEMKPFLHPPAMTGLTVNVGLPSSQDTLQKSYVQPLMSPQQLSPRLAFVQMNSNNMMGSPENPDLSSRMHRKHRWCN